From one Astatotilapia calliptera chromosome 10, fAstCal1.2, whole genome shotgun sequence genomic stretch:
- the LOC113030858 gene encoding LOW QUALITY PROTEIN: V-set and immunoglobulin domain-containing protein 1-like (The sequence of the model RefSeq protein was modified relative to this genomic sequence to represent the inferred CDS: inserted 2 bases in 1 codon) encodes MHLPLPLLDLLARRXYKVQFLGHSVRIPTAFVKMCSVQLLLVLLSITGCVELITVTTTQKYVNVTIGGSVLLDCTFATTVATTADLTIQWEFLSKSAMTAQQIFYYQSGKVVIPKSYEGRIQTPAAPGATMNASITIRNMQPSDSGLYTCEVHNLPDVDGQSQANIIVNVLEKPSAPYCAVHGNVESGHLVTLTCHSEQGNPTPTYNWAKLDQTKTRRPVLGRTTTTGILEIKNISQFEFGEYQCIATNVVGFATCTIELSPEVADGVIAGAVIGALLGCVLIGLVAWFIAHTVKKHKYNAVKMAEANEMKGSSPPAQEAYESIPNANTADNVQDEEEGPQA; translated from the exons ATGCATTTACCCCTTCCTCTTCTAGACCTGCTTGCACGGCG GTATAAAGTTCAGTTCTTAGGACATTCTGTGAGAATCCCCACAGCTTTTGTAAAGATGTGCTCTGTGCAGCTCTTGTTGGTGCTTTTAAGCATTACAG GATGTGTCGAACTCATCACAGTGACGACCACGCAGAAATACGTCAATGTGACAATTGGTGGTAGTGTCCTGCTCGACTGTACGTTTGCCACTACAGTGGCGACAACTGCCGACCTAACAATCCAGTGGGAGTTTCTCTCAAAATCCGCCATGACTGCACAGCAG ATCTTTTACTATCAATCAGGAAAGGTTGTTATTCCCAAGTCTTACGAAGGCAGGATTCAAACTCCAGCTGCTCCAGGGGCCACCATGAATGCCTCCATAACTATAAGAAACATGCAACCATCGGACTCTGGGCTCTACACGTGTGAAGTTCACAATTTGCCCGACGTTGATGGACAGTCTCAAGCAAATATCATCGTGAATGTCCTCG AGAAACCATCTGCTCCTTACTGCGCCGTCCATGGCAATGTTGAATCGGGTCACCTGGTCACTCTGACCTGCCACAGTGAGCAGGGAAACCCAACACCGACCTACAACTGGGCCAAACTGGATCAGACCAAGACAAGGAGGCCTGTGCTGGGAAGAA caaCCACAACTGGAATACTGGAAATCAAAAACATCTCCCAGTTTGAGTTTGGGGAGTACCAGTGCATTGCTACAAATGTTGTGGGCTTTGCAACATGCACCATTGAGCTGAGTCCTG AAGTGGCAGATGGGGTTATCGCAGGCGCGGTTATCGGAGCGCTGCTCGGGTGCGTGCTGATCGGCCTGGTTGCGTGGTTCATCGCTCACACAGTCAAGAAACACAAATACAACGCTGTTAAAATGGCAGAGGCCAACGAGATGAA GGGGAGCTCTCCTCCAGCCCAGGAGGCCTATGAGAGCATTCCCAATGCAAACACGGCTGACAACGTTCAGGATGAGGAAGAAGGCCCTCAAGCCTAA